Proteins encoded in a region of the Esox lucius isolate fEsoLuc1 chromosome 9, fEsoLuc1.pri, whole genome shotgun sequence genome:
- the tk1 gene encoding thymidine kinase, cytosolic isoform X2 — MRRVRRFQIAQYNCLVIKYARDTRYSETGMATHDKSTMEAVPANCLEDVRSLAKRACVIGIDEGQFFPDTVEFCEEMANMGKTIIVAALDGTFQRKPFGNILNLVPLAESVVKLNAVCMQCFKEAAYTKRLGAEKEVEVIGGADKYHAVCRKCYGNLMNNVEKENSAPLRDETPPHVLMGKTLESATVPRKLFSSLHL, encoded by the exons ATGAGGCGGGTGCGTCGTTTTCAAATCGCTCAGTACAACTGCTTGGTGATCAAGTATGCTAGAGACACACGGTATTCTGAAACGGGAATGGCCACGCATGACAA AAGCACGATGGAAGCAGTGCCTGCCAACTGCCTGGAAGACGTACGCTCACTGGCCAAGCGCGCTTGTGTCATCGGCATCGACGAGGGACAGTTT TTCCCAGACACGGTGGAGTTCTGTGAAGAGATGGCCAACATGGGGAAAACCATAATTGTGGCAGCCCTGGACGGAACCTTCCAGAGAAAG CCGTTTGGTAACATCCTGAACCTTGTCCCTCTTGCGGAGAGCGTGGTGAAGCTCAATGCAGTCTGTATGCAGTGTTTCAAGGAGGCTGCCTATACCAAGAGACTGGGGGCTGAGAAGGAG GTGGAGGTGATTGGTGGAGCCGATAAGTACCACGCGGTATGCAGGAAGTGTTACGGCAACCTGATGAAcaatgtggagaaagagaacagcGCCCCCTTAAGGGACGAGACGCCACCGCATGTCCTGATGGGAAAAACGCTGGAAAGTGCCACCGTACCACGGAAACTCTTCTCTTCGTTGCACCTATGA
- the afmid gene encoding kynurenine formamidase isoform X1, which translates to MSRWNDMPIDELERQYSPSHWSRRMSADDVIKAHVTALKEGTERARGLAQTLLNVPYGDGEGEKLDVYLPTTTSLDVPLVIYLHGGYWQFLSKEESGFMAVPLVHKGVVVVSVGYDIAPKGNMDLMVSQVRRSVASIVQQYSHISGLYLCGHSAGAHLAAMVLSTDWSQYDVTPQIKGAFLVSGIYDLQPILSTYVNEPLKMTQEVALRNSPSQLVPQLKHSSSSCDIVVAVAQDDSPEFRKQSEDYYKALKSAGGLRVTLEDVPNTDHFNIIEQLVDEDYHLTRLLLKAMGKS; encoded by the exons atgtcacGTTGGAATGATATGCCGATAGAT GAACTTGAGCGTCAGTATTCGCCCAGCCACTGGTCGCGCAGAATGTCGGCAGACGACGTTATTAAAGCCCACGTGACGGCCCTCAAAGAAG gTACAGAGCGTGCCCGTGGCCTGGCCCAGACCCTGCTGAACGTTCCCTATGGAGACGGAGAGGGCGAGAAACTAGATGTGTACCTTCCCACCACCACTtctctag ATGTTCCCCTAGTTATCTATCTCCATGGAGGCTACTGGCAGTTCCTCAG TAAGGAAGAGTCAGGCTTCATGGCCGTCCCATTGGTCCATAAGGGCGTTGTGGTGGTTTCCGTGGGCTACGACATCGCTCCCAAAG GCAACATGGATCTGATGGTGTCTCAGGTGCGGAGGAGTGTGGCGTCCATCGTTCAGCAGTATTCCCACATCAG TGGCCTGTACCTGTGTGGTCATTCTGCTGGTGCCCACCTAGCTGCCATGGTGCTTTCTACAGACTGGTCCCAGTACGATGTCACGCCGCAGATCAAAG GTGCATTCCTGGTCAGTGGAATATATGACCTCCAGCCCATCCTGTCTACCTATGTTAACGAGCCTTTGAAGATGACCCA GGAGGTGGCGCTGAGGAACAGCCCTAGTCAGCTGGTGCCGCAGCTCAAACACTCCTCCTCCAGCTGTGACATTGTGGTTGCCGTGGCGCAGGATGACTCGCCGGAGTTCCGGAAGCAGTCAGAGGACTATTACAAA GCCCTAAAGTCAGCGGGAGGGTTGAGGGTAACCCTGGAAGACGTTCCGAACACGGATCACTTCAATATCATCGAGCAGCTAGTTGATGAAGACTACCACCTCACTCGG CTGCTGTTAAAGGCAATGGGGAAGAGCTGA
- the afmid gene encoding kynurenine formamidase isoform X2, whose product MYLIVELERQYSPSHWSRRMSADDVIKAHVTALKEGTERARGLAQTLLNVPYGDGEGEKLDVYLPTTTSLDVPLVIYLHGGYWQFLSKEESGFMAVPLVHKGVVVVSVGYDIAPKGNMDLMVSQVRRSVASIVQQYSHISGLYLCGHSAGAHLAAMVLSTDWSQYDVTPQIKGAFLVSGIYDLQPILSTYVNEPLKMTQEVALRNSPSQLVPQLKHSSSSCDIVVAVAQDDSPEFRKQSEDYYKALKSAGGLRVTLEDVPNTDHFNIIEQLVDEDYHLTRLLLKAMGKS is encoded by the exons ATGTATCTTATTGTG GAACTTGAGCGTCAGTATTCGCCCAGCCACTGGTCGCGCAGAATGTCGGCAGACGACGTTATTAAAGCCCACGTGACGGCCCTCAAAGAAG gTACAGAGCGTGCCCGTGGCCTGGCCCAGACCCTGCTGAACGTTCCCTATGGAGACGGAGAGGGCGAGAAACTAGATGTGTACCTTCCCACCACCACTtctctag ATGTTCCCCTAGTTATCTATCTCCATGGAGGCTACTGGCAGTTCCTCAG TAAGGAAGAGTCAGGCTTCATGGCCGTCCCATTGGTCCATAAGGGCGTTGTGGTGGTTTCCGTGGGCTACGACATCGCTCCCAAAG GCAACATGGATCTGATGGTGTCTCAGGTGCGGAGGAGTGTGGCGTCCATCGTTCAGCAGTATTCCCACATCAG TGGCCTGTACCTGTGTGGTCATTCTGCTGGTGCCCACCTAGCTGCCATGGTGCTTTCTACAGACTGGTCCCAGTACGATGTCACGCCGCAGATCAAAG GTGCATTCCTGGTCAGTGGAATATATGACCTCCAGCCCATCCTGTCTACCTATGTTAACGAGCCTTTGAAGATGACCCA GGAGGTGGCGCTGAGGAACAGCCCTAGTCAGCTGGTGCCGCAGCTCAAACACTCCTCCTCCAGCTGTGACATTGTGGTTGCCGTGGCGCAGGATGACTCGCCGGAGTTCCGGAAGCAGTCAGAGGACTATTACAAA GCCCTAAAGTCAGCGGGAGGGTTGAGGGTAACCCTGGAAGACGTTCCGAACACGGATCACTTCAATATCATCGAGCAGCTAGTTGATGAAGACTACCACCTCACTCGG CTGCTGTTAAAGGCAATGGGGAAGAGCTGA
- the ogal gene encoding protein O-GlcNAcase: MPKASASTAEAESGKPRRFISGVVEGFYGRPWTMEQRTELFKREQKWGLNTYLYAPKDDYKHRMYWRDLYSSEEAEQLAALISAAKANGVDFIYAISPGLDMTFSNPQEVAALKRKLDQVRAFGCSSFSLLFDDIETEMCPVDKRAFSSFAHAQVDITNEVFTHLGQPGTFLFCPTDYCAAFCSPSVSQSAYLHTVGDNLLPGINVLWTGPKVVSHHITVESIVEVTSALKRPPVIWDNIHANDYDPQRIFLGPYKDRPSDLIPKLRGVLTNPNCEYYPNFVAIHTLATWCRSNVGGAGGAKDVEMTGDEEAGSDPCYSPQRALTLALTDWLEEFLTSDKPGGRRPPNHAPPKKESSDEEPMQTDGGEPVYVPGPGENPLFTAEPLTLGDLQLLSELFYLPYEHGSTARTMLTELDWLKGNREAVGGGSDPNAEWRSRAERFDVMCVAVMTMFNRLSNAPNRSILYDLYNYICDIKSGVNMARAYVSQLGGRSIPSPRVICVDPEPWSFRGGLSGEFQRMLPCHGNRDLFRHPPMTTVYSIRPYCPEDQAEVLKIHEETRRQGGATAPESTLPALISDGLPGQLAPSSNCGFVLEDERGVCGYALGLTDATAAAQNLQRVLLRDFPSLATMKLHPRVTDLAPAKRMISCLLSSMKTSGCRGVFCELRKSDRKMVDFYSDLGSFRPLKVTGLPQEVIVMGTSL, encoded by the exons ATGCCGAAAGCGAGCGCTTCCACGGCGGAAGCCGAGTCAGGAAAACCCCGCCGGTTCATCAGTGGAGTGGTTGAAG GCTTTTACGGGCGTCCGTGGACTATGGAGCAAAGAACCGAACTATTCAAAAG GGAGCAAAAGTGGGGCCTGAACACCTACCTGTACGCTCCCAAGGATGACTACAAGCACAGGATGTACTGGAGAGACCTGTACTCAAGCGAGGAGGCCG AACAACTGGCGGCGCTGATATCGGCAGCCAAGGCGAACGGGGTGGACTTCATCTACGCCATCTCCCCTGGCCTggacatgaccttctccaaccCCCAGGAGGTCGCGGCCCTCAAGAGGAAACTGGACCAG GTGAGGGCGTTCGGCTGCAGTTCCTTCTCGCTGCTGTTCGACGACATCGAGACAGAGATGTGTCCGGTGGACAAGCGGGCGTTCAGCTCCTTCGCCCACGCCCAGGTCGACATCACCAACGAGGTGTTCACACACCTGGGACAGCCGGGCACCTTCCTTTTCTGCCCCACAg ACTACTGCGCAGCATTCTGTTCCCCGTCTGTTTCCCAGTCAGCCTACCTCCACACTGTCGGGGACAACCTGCTCCCTGGCATTAACGTGCTCTGGACAG GCCCCAAAGTGGTGTCCCACCACATCACAGTGGAGTCCATTGTGGAGGTGACCTCTGCCCTGAAGAGGCCTCCTGTCATCTGGGACAACATCCACGCCAACGACTACGACCCCCAGAGGATCTTCCTGGGGCCTTACAAG GATCGGCCCTCTGACCTGATCCCCAAGCTGAGAGGGGTGCTCACAAACCCTAACTGCGAGTACTACCCAAACTTCGTGGCGATCCACACCCTGGCAACGTGGTGCCGGTCCAACGTAGGAGGAGCTGGGGGAGCGAAAGACGTGGAGATGA CAGGTGACGAGGAGGCCGGGTCAGACCCCTGCTACAGCCCCCAGAGAGCCCTCACCCTGGCTCTCACCGACTGGCTGGAGGAGTTCCTCACCTCCGACAAACCTggag GACGCCGCCCACCCAACCACGCCCCCCCGAAGAAGGAATCCTCCGACGAGGAACCCATGCAGACTGACGGGGGAGAACCCGTGTATGTGCCGGGTCCCGGGGAGAACCCCCTGTTCACCGCAGAACCCTTGACCCTGGGCGATCTCCAGCTGCTCTCGGAACTGTTCTACCTTCCATATGAACACGGTTCTACTGCTAGAACCATGCTTACGGAACTGGACTGGCTGAAGGGGAACAGAGAGGCCGTCGGGGGGGGCAGTGACCCCAATG CAGAGTGGCGTTCGAGGGCGGAGCGTTTTGACGTGATGTGTGTTGCCGTGATGACCATGTTTAACCGCCTGTCCAATGCCCCCAACCGAAGCATCCTGTACGACCTCTACAACTACATCTGTGACATCAAAAGTGGCGTGAACATGGCCCGTGCCTATGTCAGTCAGTTAG GGGGGCGCAGTATTCCCTCTCCCCGGGTCATATGCGTGGACCCGGAGCCCTGGAGTTTCCGTGGGGGTCTCTCTGGGGAGTTCCAG AGAATGCTGCCTTGCCATGGTAACAGAGATCTTTTCCGTCACCCTCCGATGACCACCGTGTATTCCATACGACCCTACTGCCCCGAAGACCAG GCTGAGGTACTGAAGATCCACGAGGAGACGCGGAGGCAGGGAGGTGCCACAGCCCCTGAATCAACCCTCCCGGCCCTGATCAGCGATGG GTTGCCAGGACAACTGGCCCCCTCCTCCAACTGTGGCTTTGTCCtggaggatgagaggggggtGTGTGGCTACGCCCTGGGCCTCACCGACGCCACGGCAGCCGCGCAGAACCTCCAG AGGGTGTTGCTAAGGGACTTCCCCTCCTTGGCGACCATGAAGCTCCACCCCCGGGTCACAGACCTCGCCCCTGCCAAGCGTATGATTAGCTGCCTGCTCTCATCGATGAAGACCAGTG GGTGCCGAGGTGTGTTCTGTGAGCTGAGGAAGAGCGACAGGAAGATGGTCGACTTCTACTCTGATCTGGGGTCTTTCAGACCACTGAAGGTGACGGGGCTGCCACAGGAGGTCATCGTCATGGGAACCAGCTTGTGA
- the afmid gene encoding kynurenine formamidase isoform X3: MELERQYSPSHWSRRMSADDVIKAHVTALKEGTERARGLAQTLLNVPYGDGEGEKLDVYLPTTTSLDVPLVIYLHGGYWQFLSKEESGFMAVPLVHKGVVVVSVGYDIAPKGNMDLMVSQVRRSVASIVQQYSHISGLYLCGHSAGAHLAAMVLSTDWSQYDVTPQIKGAFLVSGIYDLQPILSTYVNEPLKMTQEVALRNSPSQLVPQLKHSSSSCDIVVAVAQDDSPEFRKQSEDYYKALKSAGGLRVTLEDVPNTDHFNIIEQLVDEDYHLTRLLLKAMGKS, encoded by the exons ATG GAACTTGAGCGTCAGTATTCGCCCAGCCACTGGTCGCGCAGAATGTCGGCAGACGACGTTATTAAAGCCCACGTGACGGCCCTCAAAGAAG gTACAGAGCGTGCCCGTGGCCTGGCCCAGACCCTGCTGAACGTTCCCTATGGAGACGGAGAGGGCGAGAAACTAGATGTGTACCTTCCCACCACCACTtctctag ATGTTCCCCTAGTTATCTATCTCCATGGAGGCTACTGGCAGTTCCTCAG TAAGGAAGAGTCAGGCTTCATGGCCGTCCCATTGGTCCATAAGGGCGTTGTGGTGGTTTCCGTGGGCTACGACATCGCTCCCAAAG GCAACATGGATCTGATGGTGTCTCAGGTGCGGAGGAGTGTGGCGTCCATCGTTCAGCAGTATTCCCACATCAG TGGCCTGTACCTGTGTGGTCATTCTGCTGGTGCCCACCTAGCTGCCATGGTGCTTTCTACAGACTGGTCCCAGTACGATGTCACGCCGCAGATCAAAG GTGCATTCCTGGTCAGTGGAATATATGACCTCCAGCCCATCCTGTCTACCTATGTTAACGAGCCTTTGAAGATGACCCA GGAGGTGGCGCTGAGGAACAGCCCTAGTCAGCTGGTGCCGCAGCTCAAACACTCCTCCTCCAGCTGTGACATTGTGGTTGCCGTGGCGCAGGATGACTCGCCGGAGTTCCGGAAGCAGTCAGAGGACTATTACAAA GCCCTAAAGTCAGCGGGAGGGTTGAGGGTAACCCTGGAAGACGTTCCGAACACGGATCACTTCAATATCATCGAGCAGCTAGTTGATGAAGACTACCACCTCACTCGG CTGCTGTTAAAGGCAATGGGGAAGAGCTGA
- the cant1b gene encoding soluble calcium-activated nucleotidase 1b — MSATPGCNSKPEHLGCPGDSDSLMPMHGLPSLGAMAGPASDPRFRLKWRAIAVVAVLALLFYLHRSIGGKFGGGDVIRRRSNGAQSRQTNGVSGDRLADKRYNDTYPLSPPQRTPSGSIRYRIGVIADLDTASRRPEEQTWFSYMRRGHLVVSESGDRVEVEWDPDLLTLESHLAEKGRGMELSELVAFNGHLYTVDDRTGVVYRIEEQRAVPWLILPDGDGSVSKGFKAEWLAVKDERLYVGGLGKEWTTTTGEFVNDSPQWVKVVGYRGDVEHVSWVPRYNALRRAAGIQPPGYLIHESAAWSDRLQRWFFLPRRASSERYEETADERRATNLLLSCPPDFSDVTVERAGPLHPTHGFSSFKFVPDTDDQIVLALKSEEDAGRIATYILAFTLDGRILLPETKIGNVKYEGLEFI, encoded by the exons ATGTCTGCCACACCGGGTTGTAATTCCAAGCCGGAACACCTTGGTTGCCCTGGCGACTCCGACTCCCTGATGCCCATGCACGGCCTTCCCTCCCTGGGCGCCATGGCCGGCCCGGCCTCTGACCCCCGCTTCCGCTTAAAATGGAGGGCCATCGCCGTGGTCGCCGTGCTCGCCCTCCTCTTCTACCTCCACCGGTCGATCGGGGGCAAATTCGGCGGTGGTGACGTCATCCGTCGCCGTAGTAACGGTGCGCAGAGCCGGCAGACGAACGGCGTCAGCGGCGACCGGCTAGCGGATAAGCGCTACAACGACACGTATCCCCTGAGCCCGCCGCAGCGTACGCCTTCCGGAAGCATCCGATACCGCATCGGGGTCATCGCCGACTTGGACACGGCCTCGCGGAGACCCGAG GAGCAGACGTGGTTCAGCTACATGCGACGGGGCCACCTGGTGGTGTCTGAGAGCGGGGACCGAGTGGAGGTGGAGTGGGACCCAGACCTCCTGACCCTGGAGAGTCACCTGGCGGAGAAGGGACGAG GAATGGAGCTGTCGGAACTGGTAGCGTTCAACGGCCACCTGTACACGGTTGACGACCGCACCGGCGTGGTGTACCGCATTGAAGAACAACGGGCTGTACCCTGGCTGATACTCCCTGACGGGGATGGTTCCGTCTCTAAAG GATTCAAGGCGGAGTGGCTGGCGGTGAAGGACGAGCGCCTGTACGTGGGCGGCCTGGGTAAGGAGTGGACGACCACCACGGGGGAATTCGTCAACGACAGCCCCCAGTGGGTGAAGGTGGTGGGTTACCGAGGCGACGTGGAGCATGTGAGCTGGGTGCCGCGCTACAACGCTCTGCGGCGCGCCGCCGGGATCCAACCGCCAG GTTACCTCATCCATGAATCTGCTGCGTGGAGCGACCGCCTCCAGCGCTGGTTCTTCCTCCCACGCCGCGCCAGCTCGGAACGCTACGAAGAGACCGCGGACGAGCGCCGCGCCAccaacctcctcctctcctgcccGCCGGACTTCAGCGATGTCACGGTGGAGCGCGCCGGGCCCCTACACCCGACGCACGGCTTCTCCTCGTTCAAGTTCGTGCCCGACACCGACGACCAGATCGTACTGGCGCTCAAGTCAGAGGAGGACGCCGGGAGGATCGCCACGTACATCCTGGCCTTCACCTTAGACGGGAGGATCTTGCTACCGGAAACGAAGATAGGAAACGTTAAGTATGAAGGCCTCGAGTTCATCTGA
- the afmid gene encoding kynurenine formamidase isoform X4: protein MSADDVIKAHVTALKEGTERARGLAQTLLNVPYGDGEGEKLDVYLPTTTSLDVPLVIYLHGGYWQFLSKEESGFMAVPLVHKGVVVVSVGYDIAPKGNMDLMVSQVRRSVASIVQQYSHISGLYLCGHSAGAHLAAMVLSTDWSQYDVTPQIKGAFLVSGIYDLQPILSTYVNEPLKMTQEVALRNSPSQLVPQLKHSSSSCDIVVAVAQDDSPEFRKQSEDYYKALKSAGGLRVTLEDVPNTDHFNIIEQLVDEDYHLTRLLLKAMGKS, encoded by the exons ATGTCGGCAGACGACGTTATTAAAGCCCACGTGACGGCCCTCAAAGAAG gTACAGAGCGTGCCCGTGGCCTGGCCCAGACCCTGCTGAACGTTCCCTATGGAGACGGAGAGGGCGAGAAACTAGATGTGTACCTTCCCACCACCACTtctctag ATGTTCCCCTAGTTATCTATCTCCATGGAGGCTACTGGCAGTTCCTCAG TAAGGAAGAGTCAGGCTTCATGGCCGTCCCATTGGTCCATAAGGGCGTTGTGGTGGTTTCCGTGGGCTACGACATCGCTCCCAAAG GCAACATGGATCTGATGGTGTCTCAGGTGCGGAGGAGTGTGGCGTCCATCGTTCAGCAGTATTCCCACATCAG TGGCCTGTACCTGTGTGGTCATTCTGCTGGTGCCCACCTAGCTGCCATGGTGCTTTCTACAGACTGGTCCCAGTACGATGTCACGCCGCAGATCAAAG GTGCATTCCTGGTCAGTGGAATATATGACCTCCAGCCCATCCTGTCTACCTATGTTAACGAGCCTTTGAAGATGACCCA GGAGGTGGCGCTGAGGAACAGCCCTAGTCAGCTGGTGCCGCAGCTCAAACACTCCTCCTCCAGCTGTGACATTGTGGTTGCCGTGGCGCAGGATGACTCGCCGGAGTTCCGGAAGCAGTCAGAGGACTATTACAAA GCCCTAAAGTCAGCGGGAGGGTTGAGGGTAACCCTGGAAGACGTTCCGAACACGGATCACTTCAATATCATCGAGCAGCTAGTTGATGAAGACTACCACCTCACTCGG CTGCTGTTAAAGGCAATGGGGAAGAGCTGA
- the tk1 gene encoding thymidine kinase, cytosolic isoform X1 codes for MDCLNVPRILPNSPRKARGQIQVIFGPMFSGKSTELMRRVRRFQIAQYNCLVIKYARDTRYSETGMATHDKSTMEAVPANCLEDVRSLAKRACVIGIDEGQFFPDTVEFCEEMANMGKTIIVAALDGTFQRKPFGNILNLVPLAESVVKLNAVCMQCFKEAAYTKRLGAEKEVEVIGGADKYHAVCRKCYGNLMNNVEKENSAPLRDETPPHVLMGKTLESATVPRKLFSSLHL; via the exons ATGGATTGTTTGAATGTTCCAAGGATCCTTCCAAATTCTCCACGTAAAGCAAGAGGTCAAATCCAG GTCATCTTTGGACCAATGTTTTCAGGAAAAAG CACAGAGTTGATGAGGCGGGTGCGTCGTTTTCAAATCGCTCAGTACAACTGCTTGGTGATCAAGTATGCTAGAGACACACGGTATTCTGAAACGGGAATGGCCACGCATGACAA AAGCACGATGGAAGCAGTGCCTGCCAACTGCCTGGAAGACGTACGCTCACTGGCCAAGCGCGCTTGTGTCATCGGCATCGACGAGGGACAGTTT TTCCCAGACACGGTGGAGTTCTGTGAAGAGATGGCCAACATGGGGAAAACCATAATTGTGGCAGCCCTGGACGGAACCTTCCAGAGAAAG CCGTTTGGTAACATCCTGAACCTTGTCCCTCTTGCGGAGAGCGTGGTGAAGCTCAATGCAGTCTGTATGCAGTGTTTCAAGGAGGCTGCCTATACCAAGAGACTGGGGGCTGAGAAGGAG GTGGAGGTGATTGGTGGAGCCGATAAGTACCACGCGGTATGCAGGAAGTGTTACGGCAACCTGATGAAcaatgtggagaaagagaacagcGCCCCCTTAAGGGACGAGACGCCACCGCATGTCCTGATGGGAAAAACGCTGGAAAGTGCCACCGTACCACGGAAACTCTTCTCTTCGTTGCACCTATGA